The genomic segment TAACTGTCAGAGCGGAGCAAAAATCTTACTCGTAAATTTCGACCCGATGTCAACGTGCTGAAGGAGTAGACGGAAGTCGAGTTTCCAAACACATCACTTGGACCAATCACATTCAAGGAAATTCTGACTGACAGGCGTAACAGCCAGTGCGATTCGGTAGGTAATCCCTGCCGGTTACGTGCATCTCAGCAGCAAAAGCAGAAGGATGGGTTTTACATGCTAatgcttgtatttatttatcctttTAATATATGATATTAGGTCTGAGGTGTACCGAGAGCATCGTAGTTTAAGGTAAGCACCACTGTTTTGGTTTTACGACTGGTAATTGTATACAGCTTCATTAAATGTACTTGTAGGAGAGCTAGTATGTCAACAATCGGTTTGATAACGTTACATTGGCATGTAAACAATCAGCCAATGACATTTTACATGTATTCATAGAATATCCTAACtggcatgtgtttttaaggttttaaatccACTAATTTTAATTTCCATGTTTTTATTACGCGTGTAAACAGCAAACTTTTAATAAAAGCATTCTCCATTAAATTTGTGCTTTAATAATCAGGATAATCATGATGATTGACGACTTCGAAACCCACGCGGCCCGGTCTAGCGGTGATCTGTGGTCAGAGGTCTGCTCCAGTCTGCCAGAGCCTCGGGAACAGCATGGAGGACAGTTCACAGACTCATTTGAGCCTTCCTCTCCTGGCGACCCTCACACAGACTTCCCCAGAGCTGCTAACTTTAGCCCATGGGAACCAATGGCTGACTCTGAGGTTTACATTGCTGGTTTAGGTACAGGAGATTAAATATGATTACTCTGTATTTAATATATGGCCTGTTGAATTGTTTGTAAGTGCATGGTACCCTGCTACTTCACAGAAAATCGACTGAAGAGAATCAAGGGACAGACAAGTGAAGTAACATCAAGGGAAATGTTGCGTTCTTTGTCCCAGGCTAAAAAGGAGTGCTGGGATCGATTCCTTCATGATGCCCAAACCTCAGAACTATTCCAGGAGGGAAACTTTGATCAGAGGTTAGTATAGAGATTTTAGAAATGCCAGTCTCgttgaaacaacacacacacacagacagacagctagACTGGAAGTTCTGTATTGGGAAACCCTAATATGTGGCCTGACATAAACTAAGGTATGGTGCTAAAATTGACAATAGGAAACTGtcttaatgaatgaatcattggATCAAATGATTAGTTCTGCAGTGTTGCTCAGAGATGCACAGTttggatttttaaatttttacttatttaatcagGAATGTCCCATTGAGATGCGTTTATCTTAAGCATAAgacaaagttaaaaaaataatacatacaaagacaatagaaaacagattttttttaaacatagctGGTACAGATGCCATCTTTGGTACATTTTCAAATTCATTCCATATACATGGAGATTAATTAGAAAATGCAGATCGACCAAACTGCATGAAAAAAAGTAAACAGACAATATTGTGTCTTAATTGCAGCTTACTCAATATTGATCTCTTGTTGAACTTGAATAAATCAATATAACAATTTGATTGCTCTCATAATTCGTACAGTAGAAAttctatatttgtattatattattgatttacatttgattaatcaATTTCTGTAGTATATCTTTTACCTGAATGCTGTCACTGCTCTGCAGAACTGACTTCTAAAATTGCTTTCATAtcctttttttttactaataagtaaactgttaatttaaactaataataataataataataataatattttttcaatattactgttttactaaaattttgatcaaattaatacctgggcatttaaaaaaaacattttaatcaacCATCAATACAGAAAAGTATAAATAAAGATGCCATTAATTGGaaaaaaggcatacatttatAGAATAATTATGCAATGTTGACTATAGCCTTTGCATATTTATACTcctaaaatactgacatttatctgGCCATTGTTCCATACCAGTGAGTTTTAGCATTACATTGTAGCGTGTCAGGGGAAGGTCAGAACTCTTGGCCAATCTAAACACTAAATTTGTTCTGCCTGAACTAGGTTTACTCTTGGATTGTGTCTGTCCCCCACATCACCGATAACAAGTGTGCAAATGTGCTGCTAGCCAGATAAGATGCCCACTCTGGTGAGAGTAGCAAATTTTGATGATAGTCTAAAATCATTTTACAATCTTTTGTGACGTGGTCCATGGAATCCTATTTTTGCAATGGgataaaaaggaataaaaactcACATTCTGTTTTTAATCTAATGGCACAATATAtagaattttttgtttattaaaatatcctAAAATCATTAAAGCAGTGTTCTATATTTTTCTGATTATGTACATTATGCAAAAAGTTTCAAAAGTTGTTAAAATCCAGAGAAACAAGCAATTTTTTTAATGGTAAGGATGTCATACATCCTTAATTtccattttggttttattgaaaacAGGGAAATGCCAAAGATGCAAATATCAGACTGCAAAGTGCAGAATTATGATAGGACCCTAAAATGTATTAAGTGTGATATAACAGCACTGCTTCTTCCCCATGTGTTCATGAGTAGAAGAACTAAAATTGGTGttttgtggcataataaaagttctgctgcttttgtgccatgcCGTATTCGTCTCTCATCAGCATTTGCTTAAATGGCCTTGTTTACTTCAATGGCTTTCAGTCTTACTCTGTTTCATACTACCATGGTAATaagtgaatgtatgaatgaatgaatatgatttCTGCAGGAGACTCATTGAAGACCacgattccacactcagtcacggCAACAGCAAActgtctttgtttgttgtgaatacagtatactgtgcatttaaataTCAGAGAACAGATATTTTCTTCTTAGATTTGCCAATTTATATCTTGAAATTCTGAATAAGCAtcttgcagtgtttttttttataagtgttttttttatatttgtgataTCTTGCTATTTTGAGATCTTATTTATATAAGAATATATTTTcccaaaaaggaaagaaagaaatattaacATACTCTTGCTGTGTGACAGTTTCATTACATTAAGTCATTTAGTAGACAATTTTGTCCAAAGCTACTTAAAAATCAAGAAGATATTAAGCGACTCAACACGAATATACACATGATACTTGATATATTAATACTGCTAAACAGAATAAGCTTGGAAACGTTTTTTTCATGATGTGATTAAATGCATTTTCAATTGGCATTTGCATGATACCAGTAATACCAGTGATTCAGCAATCCTTGTGGGATTGGGAAAATCTTTCTACCAGTGAGGAACTGTGAATGAAAATGTCCTGGAAAATAATTTAGAGCCGTTCTGTGATGATAACAGGAGATGACACTCGCTTACTTACCTGGAGGGGTATAGACTTACAGAAGCAGGTGGAGGTGAGAGGGGTGCAGTGCCAGTGGCTGTTCTTTTAGTAAGCATCAATGATTTAAACTTGTTGCAAGCTTTGACCAGTTGCCAGTGCAGGGGAATAAAGAGATGTGTGACTTTTGCTCAATGAAGACCAGACAATCTGCAGCTTCATGAATCATTTGTAGAGGTTGAAGGGTGTAAGATGGGAGAGCAAGCCAGAAGAGCATTACAATAGTCCAGCCTGGAAATCACAGGAGCTTGGACCAGAAGTTATGCTGCATGCTGAGTCAGGAACGGTCTTATCCTTCTTATGTTAAAATAGTAAAAACCTTTCTGATTGTGCTGCTGTGTTAGCAGTGTGGTCCTTGAAGAATAGCTGGTCTTCAAAGATCACCCCAAGATTCCTCACCAAATtagatatttgtaaaaaaaaaaaaatgtagaattttAGAATGAACATCTCTGGCCCTTGATCCTGTACAATAGCCTCTTCCGTGCATTAGGTATTTCAGCAAAACTAAAagctattcatttattttgtaaagTAAGACCATTTCTAGTTATTGGCCtgttaagaaaataaattttagttgattaaattatggatttcttttattttcacatttatcaGTCTATGTGTCAACATATTCATATCAGTTTAGTACTGCAAAATATAGTACTGCATATTTATGGAGGTGAATCAATCATGCTTCTGAACTAGTCAAAAGAACTATAAAAGACAGAAAAGAGTATTGATGGGAGAAACAAACTGAACCAACAGATCAGTTCGCTGTGTTAACATTTGGAAACAGCACATGCTAGTGACACCTGGTggtccaaataaaataaatgcaacaaactcggaaaacatgaaggaaaattagctttttcaaacacatttccaataaataaatgtatgcagTCAGCTTTTCCAATATGTGAATGCAcatcttttatacattttttttttattatgcgaaaatcacttttataaggggtttcaACACAGTTGTGGGGCAACAGTGTGCGAATATATCTCTTTGTACACTTCATTAGAGGCCCATTAGTGATGATTTCTCTCTCATTAGCTAAAACAGCTCTGAGTGAGAAGTAGCCACCGgccattaagatttttttactcTATTACCTTAATCTGCCCTGCCAAGGGTGTGCTTATGTGTTCATGTTTAAGTGCTAGTCTGATTTCATCATGTTGTTTATAGATGTTTAATAGTCCTAGTCTTCATGTTGTTTGTGTGTATTCTGCATTACAACTATCAACTTCGGTGCCTTGTTTTTCTTGGGAACTAATGGGGTTGAAACCAAAGTTTATTGGACCATATAGCTTTGGTACTTTCTCAAGTGGTGGACCTAAATTTTTAATAGGTTGCTGCCAAACCGCACCATAGCTCAATACCATAAAGTTGAGCTGATTTCAACCCCTCTTGATGCTCAAGCCATCCTAAACGTGTTGTGACGCTTTCACCAGAGCATGAAGCTGGCTTCTATTGAcaatgaatgacttccagctacATTGATGCTCTCGCCGATGGCGGTTAGAGTTTTCACTGTAAATGCTAAAGATAATGCCAGCGACTAAGAGGCGTTATATATAGGGTTTTATGGCCCATTTCTCCTGAGTGGTGCGGTATAGGTCGGTGCactttatggccgtttccactgtcaaaacgtaccaaaaagcgaactgtaccataccactttttgggtacccctTCTAAAGGTTACCTAACATGACAActgggtaccaaaaggcggagctcatgcacaagccaggagaatgaaaacaaaacagccttttaaaaatacacagccgagacgtCACACCGTAAGTAGAATCTGtcctgtgtcctgttgttgtttacaaggccgtctaaactGTGAGTGGTGTCACTTTCTCAAGAGAGCTTGCGTGCTTGTCTATATTTCACGTgcacgtgattattgaagtgcttctcaCATCCGATCCTTTCTGAGACTGAAGGAAAAGAgcggaaaaacaaacaaacaaacatgattctttcagcaacctaaaaaatTAACTAACTGCATCTATAATCAAAATTAACTATAATCATCACcatttggactattatgaactctgaatgctggacttactttttaacagaggttacatgtgctggtgaagattacagatactgatgagaggtttgcactggtttgcatgttgtttttgaacccaaagaaggactaaatgtttgctgtgtgtagtttttctgtaattggtaacatatcagagactgtaaggggctgtgtATTCAtacatgttgcatttatttatttattttaaataatcgcAGACGTTACAGGAGGCTATTTCGCATtgtagaaaggttagtaatgaacatttataaacaagtatttgtgtgtaaagaatctgttttgtgagaagtgcttctcatacgaTTTGTGAACAACCTGtaaagctttactttgacatttcctcgagcgagaatgacgtcgactgcagctttgtcatacaccacacccacctTAAGGGTACCATTGGCAGTGaagacacaagcctgataaaggtgaccagtACCAAACCATACTGTGccacttagtggaaacgggcCGTCAAGAAGCACAAATGATAGATGGCTTTCTTCTAAACCACTTCTTTTCAGTGATAatgttagtcctgttttgaatctgccactatgctgacctatagacatttgtagctccgccctcatctcatttgaatttaaagcgacaatcaccaaaaataattaaatgtggaGAATTtaggctgaaactttacatacacacttaAGGAtatcaaagacttattttacaaataataaaaaaattggggcataataggtcccctttaaaacatCTACAAGCTACTAAGTGATTCCCCACTGGGGGCAATCTGAGTGAATTCCATGATTCATGTGGATTTTATGGTATTATACGAATCCTTCCAATGAAGAAATAATTAATTCTTGAAAGGTTTTGAAATTGACTATGCCAATTTGATATGCACTTCAAACCacttttttgaaaaacaaaagatttttacTACGATTCAAAGCTTCATAAAGCACCGAAAAAAGCAGACATCATTAAGAGACTGTGTTAATACAATGTGTTAAAAATTATATGACAAAGCACATAAGAACAGTTCCTGTCTGTGATTATGTTGAATAAATGGTCTGCGTGTAATTATTCTGTCTTGGTATTCTTGTAGTGCTTTGGAGCAGTTCAAGCGCTGGCTGTCTCCTGAAAGAGTGGCCATCAATGCAGAAGAGCTGGAGTACCTTCTCCTGCCCACACAGAACAGCGAGACCCCTGCCAGCTCCAGCCAAACTGACAAACCCTGtgtggaggaggaggaagagtgCCTGAGTCCAGAGAAATAATGACCATATCACAGCACAACCTGTATGCTGACCAGCAGTACAAGCGCATATTGTGATCCATTTAATGGGATAATATGTTTTACAGAAATAAATTAAGCTGGTGCTCGATTCAAGATGAATTATTGTACACATTTTTGTTGGTATATGAATAGATCAAATCTCTTTATTGGAGATATTATGCTTGCCAAGTAACATATTGTGTGGATGGAGGAAGCCAGTTTGTTATGAGAAAGTATGTGTATAAACAACATCACTACGTCATCATGTAACATTCCATGTATGTATCATCTGATGCATTTCTGTATGTGTTGATTTTTCTCCCGCCTGTAGTATTAAAGGTGATGCTGTTATAAGCTAAACAGTGCATCCATGAAGACAGGATTTCATTCAAACATTAGTAGAGATCGTTAAGTGTAACATACTCCATGTCTTTAATGATGTTAGCAACTGTACACTTTATTCTGAAAAGATAATAAAATGACGAAGGAACCATAATGAGATTCTTGTGTGACCTTTGTAGTGGTGCatactgatttttttttgccCAGCAGTAACCAATAGATGTCAGTATTGTTGAATATGGATGAGACATCACTTCAGGGCATTCCAATCATTATATTGTTCAAGCATCATTGCTTTGTTCCACACCGGCTGATTtaattctagaaaaaaaaaaaaaaaaaaaaaagagttattatttatatatatatatatatatatatatatatatatatatatatatatatatatatatatatatatatatatatatatatatatggcctgACTTCTTTGTTTTCTTGACGTTTTATTGATCAGGTTTTCTGTAAACCTGCTTGGAATTTCCTCCACAggagttgttttgtgtttacaatATTGTGAACAAAGATTGGTCATTATGGATGCTGAGAAAATACAACAGACCAATGCTTTGTTGAACTTTTTTCAGCATTCGATTGATTTGTTTTGAGGAGTTTTCACATTACTGTAATGACTTTATGTTTGCGTCTCTAAACTTGCGAATATGTTGGAGGTTAGATGTGATTGATTCATAGAAACCTATAGTGGACAAAAAAGAATGAAGAACATTTTGCTAACTTTCCATTTTATTATCAAAACATTCTCTGACTGTGTAAAAcatcctttttaaaaatgtttttaaacttattttcttGGCTATAAAACATTGAGGAAACATTataggaaagttacttttgatttttttgttaacatttcatAATCACAAGTGATAACATTTTTAGACAAATGTGCAgctaaatgtttaaaaagaaaaacgtGTTATGAACGATGTTAAACTAATGGTTTTAAAACTATTAGAGGCCACATAACTTTGCAAAAATGTTACTGGATGAGTGTTTTTTCAAACAAAGGAAGAATCTTGCAAGAACATTCAGAGAATAGTTCTTGGAAATGAAAAACAAGTTGTAAAAGCATTGtgctaatatttataaatatccaTGATatcacatacatatacagttaaagtcaaaactattagcccctcattgaattttttttttctcttttgaaatatttactaaatgatgtttaacagagcaaggaaattttcacagtatgtctgataatatgttttcttctggagaaagtcttatttgtttttattttagctagaatataagcagttttaactttttttttataaaccattttaaggtcaaaatgattagccccttaaagctattttCTTTTCTCGGTACAgaacaatcgttatacaataacttaccttatcctgcctagttaacctaattaacctaggtaagcctttaaatgtcactttaagctgtatagaagtgtcttaagaaatatagtaaaatattatttactgtcatcatggcaaagatgaaataaatcagttattagaaatgagtcattaaaactattatgtttagaaatgtgctaaaaaatcttccattaaacagaaatatatatatatatatatatatatatatatatatatatatatatatatatatatatatatatatatatatatatatatataYatatatatatatatatatatatatatatatatatatatatatatatatattatatatatatacatatatatatatatatatatatatatatatatatatatatatatatatatatatatatatgtgtgtgtgtgtgtgtgtgtgtgtgtgtgtgtgtgtgtgtgtgtgtgtgtatgtgtgtattaaatgttacaaaaatcattaaatatttatttattaaatatttatttcttacttattgtatgtagtttcaatttaaattataactacagtcattattgtttttattactatttgcatgattattaatagcaataattattattaatattaatgttagagtgatttctgaagaatcatgagACTGTAGACAGGAATGATGAAGcttaaattcatctttaaaaacactgaaataaattattaaattacagaacAGTGTGCATTTattgtgcaataacattttacaattttatatgtagttttgattaaataaatgcagctttggtgagcacgataagcttattttaaaaatatttaaaagtccTACTGACTTGGGTTAAAAaggtacagaaaaaaaatattgaaaccaTTAAcccagtttctgtgtggagtttgcattgcatgttctctctgtgttggcgtgggtttccagcgggtgctccggtttcccccacagtccaatacatgcgttataggtaaattgggtaggctaaattgtccgtagtggatgtgaatgggtgtgtgtgggtgtttcccagtgatcggttgcagctgaaaggccgCTGAGTGAAatatatgctggacaagttggtggttactaagccgaaaagaaaatgaatgatcagTTACTCATGTCCATAT from the Danio rerio strain Tuebingen ecotype United States chromosome 17, GRCz12tu, whole genome shotgun sequence genome contains:
- the ccdc32 gene encoding coiled-coil domain-containing protein 32 (The RefSeq protein has 2 substitutions compared to this genomic sequence), encoding MMIDDFETHAARSSGDLWSEVCSSLPEPREQHGGQFTDSFEPSSPGDPHTDSPRAANFSPWEPMADSEVYIAGLENRLKRIKGQTSEVTSREMLRSLSQAKKECWDRFLHDAQTSELFQEGNFDQSALEQFKRWLSPERVAINAEELEYLLLPTQNSETPASSSQTDKPCVEEEEECPSPEK